The stretch of DNA caaactataatttttatccacctaactaagatctgcaaggtaTCTACTACTTGCCCAAACAAACaatttccgtgggatcgaccctcactcacctgaggtattacttggacgacctggtatacttgccggtctatCTGGGCGAATTCTACGGAGTTAGTTTCGTGCACCaattcctaatggttataattactgCATATTTATcataggatattctcaagaaGAATCtagtaatagagtttcctttAACCTGCGGctgtcatagtaattaacaatgtatttattatactttgatttcggacacctaataccttagggtgctagttgaatggatattgggtatgatttaaatacttgtagaattaatgattagtcaataagaaattcgtcaactctcggtaaagagtttgagctgtatgattataatgactgtgatgaataaaatcttggccaaggagattgaatgaatgaagaaatgagttttttAAGTCACTCACAGTTCaatataataatggtaacaagttagagtttgacaattaaaccatactctaagggttaaTCAGGAGTTTGAtagatggaaggaattatactttgttcttctaaggttctgagtaaaaatatattacttcaaaCTATCGGGTCGTTAAAGAGTGTTGCTAGATGCCAActttgattagtaaatttagtatgactaatttactacccgcttagtattgaacctatggggtcacacactaacgagtgttctaataTTTGTTGTAGAATtatctaattattattttgatttgattaaataaatatttatattaattcaaatagaatattattatattttttgctaggataaagaatataataatagtatgataattgagaatattaaatgagatttgagaataattagttattttatttctaaacttgaattttaaatttggatgagatcgtgactgattctgtttcaaattgaattatgatatgattcataaatttgaaaGATTCATATTTGACATCAATAACAAATcccatactatatatatgtatgtcaAGAGTAGAGGACACATGAGATGAGAATAAAATACAAgagttttattcctttacctctacACACATAAACGAATGTGAGCATAATTCTTAGAGAAAATTTTTATGGcgtgcaaagagttgcaagaggtttCTCGATTTAGATCAGATGTCCATTAGTCAAAGAGTTGACAACAAAGATTGGTTTCAGTGTGAATACGCATAGCACCTTCGTACCATCGAAGGAGAAAGTGATTTTTACTAGCGTATACAGGTATTTAGATTTgatctatatattttatattattggaaTAAGGTTTAAGtacaaaatagatctttagaattacttttgtttcttctgttGCGTGTTATGAATACATGGTAATCCTTCAAAGAGCTGCCTtgaaacaaaacacttagaatcAAGAACTTCAAACATTTTTTCTAGTTAAAAATTGTAGAGTAAACTGCTTCAAGGATCATACAAGTCAAAAAAAGTTTTGATAATACAATCTGAAACTTAGTCTTTGAAATTCTTGATTCCTAAAATATACAAGATTCATCAAAATTCGATAAGTCCATGTAATCATGGAGATTATTGAAAATCTCACTTTGATTTGGACTTGAATTTACAAACCTCTTCAAATtctttttataaagaaaaattctgtttatttattaatttttttttggcttTGCTTGTCAGTATTATGATGCATAAACATCTTTAgttgtttttaagtttttttttcattagttttcttaattttaaatcaaagtTCTTATGATTATAGTAAAGTTTTGATAACTTATCATATGTTTGAAGTTATGTTAGAATAATTGTGTTTTCatgatataattaataaaataaggatgaaattttgaaaaaaacacAAGCACTCttagaagaggaagagaaagtgGACGTCCAGCGTCCAAATCATCAATCTGAATGCCCAAATCCCAGGCTCGACGCCCAAACACTAAGTTGGGCGCCAGAACACCAAGCTAGACGCCAGGATGCCAAGCCCAGCGCCAAAAGGCCAAGTTGCGCGTTAGAATCATGAAACCAGTGTCAACACACTCAAGCCTAAGTGTCAATGTCCATTCCTCTTTCTAGGAAGCTTAAATTCAACTCAAGATTCAAGATTTAAGCGATTAATTAGCAACGAAttctttctaaaaatataagattTGATTGTTAAGATTTAGATTAGATTTAAATCTGAATAAAGttgttatcttatttttctagaAAGATAAAAACTAGTTTTATGataaatttgaattattgtttttgttattttattcttcCAAAGATTAGATTAGATTTAGTTAAgatttagaatataaataagtgaacaaGAATCACATCTAGATAATCTAGGAGAAAATCTAGGATGTAGGATCCTCGAATTCCGATCATCATCTTTTCATTAGtttagttattttcttttctaccataaataattaaacttcTATTGTTAAATGTTAGagactctattttatttttatggattaGTTATGCaagtattttctttattttaatttatatttttctatattttcaagatagaattttgttcatcatcattaataattataaatatcaaaaaatattttaattttgtcttaaattctgttattattttaaaaaatttaatatcaaaattaacttCAAATTCATCTCATAATCTTCAATTATTTAGAACTAATTTGTAAAAAATGACATTTATTTCAACTAGAAATAGGTTTTGAATATTACGTgactttaaattaaaattgtgcttaattttttctcttaattaattaactaaaaaattgatgattaattaaattcaaaaaaattagatttccaaaaaattagaatttaattataaataatttactgtgaaaaattttttgcatGAACCAAACtggaaaaaacacaaatattgctttttataataattaaacatCTCCAAGCATCTCCAAGCGCTCCGACCTTTACCATCCCTTATTCTTGATTTCTTCCTAATTCTCTAAACCTTCTCTCGCccaataattaaaacaaaattaattctCACTTCTCTATTCTTGATTGATCTAATTAGATATTCAAGTAAACGTTGCTTGCTTCATTCCATTAATCTTCGTGAAATAATATCCACTCACTGCAGTATTATTTGATGCAATTTGATACACTTGCCAATAATACGATCGTATCAATATAATGTACTTTAAGATGAACGAGGTAAAGAGAAAAAGTGTTTAGCCTTAAAATGGCTTgtgtttagttttattttaaagatttcCTTCCTTATTGGAAGACTATTCTCTAAATTTCCCTAACCCAACAAGCCATGAAATTACGACAAAAACAAAACTGTATGTAAACATACCTTTTTTTTCCATGGCACAAAACATATCATTCAGCTATAGAAAATATCAGAATGCCAAGAAGCCAGATCACTAAAGCTCAAGCTGTGCCCTAAAATGGAAACTTCCTTCACAAATAAAGGGCGCCATGGGCGCTATAAATTACAATCAATCGTTTAACACTCTTTTATTGTCTTGTGTATGAAAACTAAGAACACTTCAAGCACTTCCAAGTTAGTGCCAAGCTACACCTACAAATCTAGAAATGGAAATCAAGACGGGAAAATCAGGTAGACAGAAATAGAGAAGAGGAAACAAACCAAGAAACATGCTGGTTGATTCTGGACATATCTACATTCCACTAGAGAAATGTCGATTAGTCAGTAACCTATCAAAACTGTGCAACCCTGTCAATGCTAATGGGCATATCGAGTCAAACCAGGTTCTTATCAGCCACCAGCAGTGTATGCCACCAACCACAGGCAACATTTCTAGGTCGGCAACCGGCAATAAGAACTTGACAAGGGACATTTCGGTCAGTAGAATCTCCCAAACCAAGCTGGTGAAGATATATGATAATTAGAATTCATAAAGTTGAGACAAAAATAAGCTAAACTTTAAATAGGCAGTTAAAATACCTGGCCATATTTGTTCCATCCCCAAGTAAATAGGTGACCATCCTCTTCAAGTTAAAACCAAGGGAAAAATTTTAGGATGAACTTGTAATACATGACTCAGCTTATGACTAAACTAGTAAAGAGCAAACTTGAATTCTTAGACTTTACAAAAATTCTTTTACTTGTCCACAAAAATGACAGAATATATTTGAACCAAAATGAACGCTAATGTGAATGAAAGATATTTGCTAAGGACGAAACTAGGCATAGGCAACCTCTTGACTGGAAAAAGGGCATCATAGTTGAAATTTAAAAACTTGAAATGGGTGTGAACTTTCAATTACTAACGATTCAAAGAACAAATCTGATTGGAGTATCACATGGACATCATTAATAGAGCACACACAAGGAAATACCTGTTAGTAAAGCACTATGACGAGCCCCACAAGAAACCATACTAGAATGCTTATTCTCAAAACGGGAAGCTTCCAACTGTTTAGGCAAGGTCTGaaataggaaaaataaatgAGTTACACAATATGGTTACACTTGTACTTTTCATGATTTGGAACATCATTACAGATGGACTATATTCAGATAATTAACCTTCAAAGCTAACATTTGTACATCTAAAATGATAGATGCATAATGAAAACTTTTGGATAGAAACCAAAAATATCTATTAAGAGCTCAAAGTTGAAACAAGCACAATctgaattattcattatttgaCCATAAGGACATATAGACTTGCCACATACGAGAATTCTTAAGAGTATCATCTTtttctatacatatatattatcagAAATTGGTTGATCTCCAAATCTAATCCATTATATTAGGAATTACGATAGGATACTATGGCGCTTCCTTATGCATGTAGCCAACTCTTCCTAGAGTAAAAAGCTTAGTTATATTGTTATATTGTTGGAACTTGGTCATCAGAAGGTGCATCACTTCATCATACTTGTAACAGACAAGAGGGGcatatattattttcaaataatttaatcttCCAGAAACAATTCGCAAAATCATGCACATTCCTAAACTAATGCCAAATGCAAGCACTTCGCAAAAGAGATACTCATACAGCTAGCttataatttacatataaaaTCATAAGTTAAAATAACTTTGGGTGGTTGAACATATCAACAGAAGCAGCAGCAATGACAATAATCATGCATTGTCTCACTCGGTGAAGTCTAACACGTCTTTATGAGTATGTAGTTTTCTATTGCATTCTGTTTGTTGAGAATTATTGTAGAGAAAGCAAAACTCAGATAATTCAGTTAGAGATATGTACCTCAGGCTGATCACTACCAGTACCCAATTGTCCAAACTGATTCCCACCAAATGCATAAATATGACCATCTACAGTAACACACAATGTGTGCCAAAGTCCCGCCGCAATTTTTTCCACAGTAGTACTCAATAAAGATGGAACTAGGGTTGGTCTCAGTTGATCAGCATTATTCCCTTGTCCACACTACATGAAGTTTAAATGTAAAATTGTCAAGAAATTCTGCATGGGCCACTCAAATGTCTCATAAGAATAAGAATCATACTAATcattaaatgataaaatatgtCTCCTCATGGTAGTTATTCTTTTGACTACAAATAAAGTTATAATATTCAAACCATAAGGATTGGATCACGGCATGAGAAGTGAAGCTACAACTCAAAACTCAAGATTGTATTTAGCTTGTATATCATGGTAGGTACGTACATAAAGCATCCACACTTCAAGCAAGATATCAGGTACCTTTTCCACACTACAGGAATTTAAATGCAAAATGGTAAAGGGAATATTATAGATGAGCCATTAAAATGTCTTTTACGAAAACAAATCACTGAACGAGAAAACCATCCACAGTAATTACTATTCGAGTGGAAATGAATGTATATTAATTCAAGGCCTAGGAACTGGGCAAGGCCAAGAGAAGGCAAGTAACTACTCAAGATGTCTAGCTTGTAGATAATGGAAGCTATGGATCTAAAGCATCAACTTCAAAATGAGAAATCAGATATGATTGGCACATGTTGGCCGCATCAACAAAGAGTACACAGTCATATTGACAACGGTCTGAAACTTTCAACACACTTAAAACAGCAAATTCAATATTTCCTACATCCAGAATCTTCCTTAACATAGTACTTTTGGGAATAAACTATaataaaaatgtcaaaaaaaaaaagaagaaatccaAACATTGATAAGGTTATTTTGCATACCTTATATTCTTTCATACAGTTAGTTGTGTTATACCCTTACTTTCTTGCATACAGTTAGTTGTCTTATATCTGTATCTCCTTCAACTTAATGGAACATAAGATTTCCCAAATCCACCTTATCATCTTATGCATTTTTTACGCTTCCTTCTAGAAAACAAAGAAACTTCAAATACTTAGTCTGTTCAACAATTCTGTGAATAGACAATTTTCTTTTTGGGTCATGGTCCAATATGGTCCATAACTATACTATTACTAGGGCAAACTACCAAAATTGCACTCGAATAATTTTGTCGCTGACAAAAATACATTCGAATTTTCCTATCGACAAAAATGCCCTCATAATTTAAAAACGTGACAAAAATGTCCAATATTAAATATGAATTTCTCAAAAAATGATTTAGAGATTGAGTTTTGATGGAATTTTTTTGCAAGTATGActagaaaaatgagatattattattcttaaaagttGGTGATCTTTCACTAagtgtatatttttttgtgattttttaaaactattattggttgttaacaaaaaaaatcacaaaaataatatatacactTAGCGAAAgatcaccaaattttaaggataaaaatatctcatttttctaaTCATACTTGCAAAAAAccgcatcaaaattcaatctctaaagcatttttttgagaatatatatttaatattggaCTTTTTGTcgcgtttttaaattatttgagggCATTTTTGTCGATAACGAAATTCGAGTGTATTTTTGTCAGCGACAAAATTATTCGGGTGCATTTTTGGTGGTTTGCCCTACTACATAACTAACAGTAGGTTCTGCCACAATTTTTGAACAATCCCGGGGTTAAGATAATAACAAAGCCATTCCTCACTAGGCAGTGGCATCTATGTAAAAAAGTTGGATTGAAATGAATCTACCAACagcacaataaataaaaataaacaaaaacaattTGTCTCACAATCACTAGTTGGAGCTTTTTTATGTGCGCATTCTAACTTATTATTGTCAATACAATAAATGCCCTCCCTCTAGACAAAAGATGaaccaataaaatattaaaatgtatTTTAATAACAAGCTCACCTGACCATACAGGCCCCAGCCAAAAGTAAGGAGTGCCCCAGCAtctacacaaaaaaaaataagaaaaaatcagATGACATATCAAAATGGTCCTTGGTTATAATTAGCTGGACTTCTGTCGACCATAATGACCATCTGGAGTTTAGTAACTAGCCTATAGTATTCTAAAACTGAATTTGGCCTTCATAGCATATGATATAAATATTTAGTGCAGCTCATATAACAAAGAATTCGATATACTTGTGCAAGACTACAAGAGAGCAATGAAATGCTGACCTGTCACAACAGCGCTATGCCGACCTCCACAAGCAATTTCCTTCACATAACTTCCAGGAACCTTTGATACTTGTGCCCCAGCACCACTTCCTTGATGAGCAGTTGATGACCTATCTTTCCCAGAAGTGGACTCCATACAAGGTATAACGTGAGGAGATGACACCATCTTCACTCGAGAACCCAAACCTAGCTGTCCTTCACCTCCATAGCCCCAACCCCAAACCTGTCCCACATCTGAAAACTTTGGTGAAAACATGATGCATCAGGGGTCTTGCTTTACATCAAAAAACCTTCCATATCTTCATACTTCATAGAACCTACAAAACTATATGTCGTAACCACAAGAACAAACCAGCTACACCTAGAGGATCATAGGATCACAATCACTAGGTACCGATAGACACAAAGGGAATTACCTGACAGTGCTAGTGTATGCCTCCCACCAGCTGCTACAGAGGTAATCTTGACCCCAGGCCCAAGGGTAATAAGAGAAGGGGAAACGGTAAAGAAGTCATCTCCAGATGCTGGACTGTCGGATTCCTGTCTCGCAAATGagatttttcttctcttaataGCTTCCTCTCCAACTTTCTTGTTGTCATGATGAGAATCTGACCCACTACTTGTGTTTGAGCTTTGTGGGCTTCCTGTTTAACGTCTCAAATTCCATTAGCTCCCTGAAATGATATCAGAGAACTCTCTTTgatgttaaattattttgatgCATATGTATGTGATGATTAGTACCTTGATCAGCTATTGATGAGCTTTGTTTCCCAGAAATATCCTTTTGCAGGCTTCCTGCAGCTATGAAATCAGTAATAACTTTACCAGAAGGCACACATTCTTTCCATCCCCATGCATAGACTTCACCTTCATCTACAAATGGAGCATTAAATTCAATAGCAAGGTGTTAGTGTTATCTCTGGGCCATTACCTAAGGGTAAGCTAGTTCAAGTCATTCTTTGAAACACTGAACGCTGAGTTAACTACAAACTAAAATTTTCCCACTAAGTGATTCTCCTTTCGAAAGGTGAGTTAACAAACGcagaaaactaaataaaaatttaaaacctttTCAACAGTAATGGTATGTGTTGTTACATCGAAATCCTTTTCATGATCTAGTATTTGGCATTTAAAACATAGGTTAAAAATTTGTTTCCACCCGAAACATTGCCGTCCACTCAGATTTGGAGCttattgattaaatattataacaaaagaattaccaaaatACAAATATGTCTTCATAAAATATCAAATCTCTAGGCTaaactaattgatttattttaaatgaGAACAACTACTATTATAAAGTGGCAAAATCTTATGTCTCTTTAGATATTTTAACTCGTACCTTATTCAAattgtttgttttattattgaattacttatttatttgtttttttttttgtataatgtACTCCCAAACTAATGTcctatttttcacaaaatttccATGCCCATACCAGTATCTAGTATGGGCATAATAAGTCAATGGGGAGACATCAGACACTGAACTAAGAGGATAAAAATTGGAAATAACTTTCATTTCCTTCCAAGCTATTGTGTATGAACTTGACTAAAATCTTCAGCATGTAACGATAATGTTAAAATGAATTTCAAATGTTTTATTTCTTCATCTTTCTCTTCCATCTTTACTATTTCAACAAAtaaaaatcttataaaattGAGATCCTAGTTACTGCATGAAAATCAGTGTACTTCATTGAAAgacatttttatatagtttaattttcttCAATTCAACCATTGATCTTATAGGAGTTAATACCCTGAAATTTGAGGTCGGACTTAAATTGACCGCTAAAATACCAATTGACCCAAATTAGACTCCAAAATTACAATGGTAACTCGCGTTAGCCCCTGAGCTCATCTCCGTCAACGGCATGTTGATTTGGCCCTTTAACTTGCGATGCTGGATAAAACAAAACGTCGTTTCATATTGGCACCCAATCTTGAACGAAATGACGTCGTTTCACACAAAACACATCTTTTTCTCACTAGTGATGGTCATAAAACAATATGCATTTTACCCGATTCGTGTGAAACGACATCATTTCATTGAAGATTGGGTGCCAATATAAAACGATGTTGATTTGTTTTATCCAGCGTGACAAATTAACATGCCAAATCAACATACCATTACAGCATTACCGGAGATGAGCTCAAGGGCTAACGCACATTGTAAATTTGGAGGTCCAATTTGGATCAATTAAAGTCTTAGAGGTCAATTTAAGTCCGAGGCCAAATTTCAGGAGGCCAAATtaagtattatatatttat from Arachis duranensis cultivar V14167 chromosome 4, aradu.V14167.gnm2.J7QH, whole genome shotgun sequence encodes:
- the LOC107484548 gene encoding ultraviolet-B receptor UVR8 yields the protein MNGNEGAAEETKVEEEKKEEECKEKMVYMWGYLPGASPEKTPILSPASVSLSDPSIAGDSWKDVCGGGCGFAMAISEKGKLVTWGSADDESQSYLTSGKRGETPGAFELPTDAAVLKAAAGWAHCASVTDEGEVYAWGWKECVPSGKVITDFIAAGSLQKDISGKQSSSIADQGSPQSSNTSSGSDSHHDNKKVGEEAIKRRKISFARQESDSPASGDDFFTVSPSLITLGPGVKITSVAAGGRHTLALSDVGQVWGWGYGGEGQLGLGSRVKMVSSPHVIPCMESTSGKDRSSTAHQGSGAGAQVSKVPGSYVKEIACGGRHSAVVTDAGALLTFGWGLYGQCGQGNNADQLRPTLVPSLLSTTVEKIAAGLWHTLCVTVDGHIYAFGGNQFGQLGTGSDQPETLPKQLEASRFENKHSSMVSCGARHSALLTEDGHLFTWGWNKYGQLGLGDSTDRNVPCQVLIAGCRPRNVACGWWHTLLVADKNLV